A single region of the Caballeronia insecticola genome encodes:
- a CDS encoding chromate transporter codes for MTAHTIDEVPSAPAISEVNASGTPPVPTSFALFKAFFFIGLTGFGGVLPWARRMLVERLGWLSNREFAELLPLAQLLPGPNVANIATVLGRQYHGAKGAAIAVFALYLAPTIITIGIGYAYARWGHAAITAHLFAGLMPAATGLVIATVLKLVTSLPRGAASILLVAATFIAIAVMKLPLLLVLAVLGPLGTIAMLRRARKE; via the coding sequence ATGACCGCCCATACGATCGACGAGGTTCCGTCCGCGCCCGCCATAAGCGAAGTGAATGCATCCGGCACGCCGCCGGTACCCACTTCTTTCGCGCTGTTTAAGGCGTTTTTCTTTATCGGCTTGACGGGCTTCGGCGGCGTGCTGCCTTGGGCGCGGCGCATGTTGGTCGAGCGGCTGGGCTGGCTTTCGAATCGTGAGTTCGCGGAACTGCTGCCGCTTGCGCAATTATTGCCGGGTCCGAATGTCGCGAATATAGCGACGGTGCTCGGGCGGCAATATCACGGCGCAAAGGGCGCGGCTATCGCGGTCTTCGCGCTTTATCTTGCGCCGACCATCATTACGATCGGCATCGGCTATGCGTATGCGCGCTGGGGTCACGCTGCAATTACGGCGCATCTGTTCGCGGGGCTTATGCCGGCGGCGACGGGCCTTGTGATTGCGACCGTGCTTAAGCTCGTGACGAGTCTGCCGCGCGGCGCGGCCAGCATCCTTCTCGTAGCAGCAACGTTTATCGCCATTGCGGTGATGAAGTTACCGCTTTTGCTCGTGCTCGCCGTGCTTGGACCGCTAGGCACAATCGCGATGTTGCGTCGCGCGCGCAAGGAGTAA
- a CDS encoding LysR family transcriptional regulator produces the protein MNEPNLEWSDVRVFLAIARSGTLGAAARMIGQTQPTMGRRLRALEEALGHVLFQRTSDGFVLTDEGAAVLSYAERMEEEALGFTRALAGQDAKLTGLLRVSSSDWFGVHVLTPVFARFLAKHPDVSIELVTDSRRYNLARREADLVFRITAFDEPDIVQRKLMHIDYALYGRQDLAPPSAGNGQGQTLISMDSAFERLPDVLWLKRMLPQAKVVFSSNNRDAQTHMCAQGAGFAVLPCPLGDADTRLKRFELDEAPPGRDVWLGYHRDLRRVARLRALLDETMSSLGAA, from the coding sequence ATGAATGAGCCCAATCTCGAATGGAGCGATGTGCGCGTCTTTCTCGCGATCGCGCGCAGCGGCACGCTGGGCGCGGCCGCACGCATGATCGGCCAGACGCAGCCGACAATGGGCCGCCGCTTGCGCGCGCTCGAAGAGGCGCTCGGTCACGTGCTCTTTCAACGCACGAGCGACGGCTTCGTATTGACCGACGAGGGCGCGGCAGTGCTTTCCTATGCCGAGCGCATGGAAGAGGAGGCGCTTGGCTTCACGCGCGCGCTGGCAGGGCAGGATGCAAAGCTGACGGGATTACTGCGTGTGTCTTCATCGGACTGGTTTGGCGTGCACGTGCTGACGCCGGTCTTCGCGCGTTTCCTGGCGAAGCATCCCGACGTGTCGATCGAACTCGTGACCGATTCGCGCCGCTATAACCTCGCGCGTCGCGAAGCGGATCTCGTGTTTCGAATCACGGCATTCGATGAGCCGGATATTGTGCAGCGCAAACTCATGCATATCGATTACGCGCTTTACGGTCGTCAGGATCTTGCGCCGCCGTCCGCGGGCAATGGGCAAGGGCAGACACTGATCAGCATGGACAGCGCATTCGAGCGATTGCCGGACGTGCTTTGGCTCAAGCGCATGCTGCCTCAAGCGAAGGTCGTTTTTAGCAGCAACAATCGCGACGCGCAAACGCACATGTGCGCGCAGGGCGCGGGCTTTGCGGTCTTGCCATGCCCGCTAGGCGATGCCGATACGCGGCTGAAACGCTTCGAACTCGATGAAGCGCCGCCCGGGCGAGATGTGTGGCTGGGTTATCACCGCGATCTCCGGCGAGTTGCACGCTTGCGTGCATTGCTCGACGAAACGATGTCGTCTTTAGGCGCGGCCTAG
- a CDS encoding chromate transporter produces MWSTLADLFVHGAMWSLLAVGGMNATLADIQRYAVDTRHWVTGEQFVTFFSITQAAPGPNGMAVALIGFQAAGLSGALVSTLAKILPSSLMAYFVSAWVERKQDSLLVTAIRKGLAPVTVGLLVSAAYVFARETDVNVSRALCTLVCAAVAYRSKLNPMYLVAASALLGLAGVFG; encoded by the coding sequence ATGTGGAGCACACTTGCCGATCTCTTCGTGCATGGTGCAATGTGGTCGCTGCTTGCGGTGGGCGGCATGAATGCGACGCTTGCGGATATCCAGCGTTATGCGGTCGATACGCGTCACTGGGTAACGGGTGAGCAGTTCGTCACGTTCTTCTCCATCACGCAGGCCGCGCCAGGTCCCAATGGCATGGCCGTCGCGTTGATCGGCTTTCAGGCAGCGGGACTTTCGGGCGCGCTTGTGTCGACGCTCGCCAAGATTCTGCCTTCATCGCTGATGGCGTATTTCGTTAGCGCATGGGTTGAACGCAAACAGGATTCGCTTCTTGTCACTGCAATCCGCAAGGGACTTGCGCCCGTGACGGTTGGTTTGCTCGTGTCGGCCGCTTATGTGTTCGCGCGCGAAACCGATGTGAACGTATCGCGCGCGCTTTGCACCTTAGTGTGTGCGGCCGTCGCTTATCGCAGCAAGCTCAACCCGATGTATCTCGTTGCGGCGAGCGCCTTGCTTGGCCTTGCGGGCGTGTTCGGTTGA
- a CDS encoding substrate-binding domain-containing protein gives MGKLRLSVAMGDYDRTRPLLDGQVQIDGADPVYMTLSPEEMFFRAFRYQDFDISELSFSSYAVKTADGSCPYIAVPVFLSRAFRHTSIYVRTDRIERPEDLRGKRIGLPEYQLTANVWARAVLEDDFGLKPSDVKWVRGGIDEPGRPEKIKLDLPSDIQLEAAPEGDTISAMLDRGDIDGFMAPRPPGCAATNPNVGWLFRDPTAAAKDYYRRTRVFPIMHVVGIRKTLVEAHPWLPAAVLKAFTEAKRVALARLSDTSATKVTLPFVEEQLKAARELMGDDHWSYGIDANRDTLETFLRHHHSQGLSKRRLSIEDVFHPATFETAKI, from the coding sequence ATCGGAAAACTCAGGCTCTCCGTCGCGATGGGCGACTATGACAGGACGCGTCCGCTGCTCGACGGTCAGGTGCAGATCGACGGCGCCGACCCGGTCTACATGACGCTCTCGCCGGAAGAGATGTTCTTCCGCGCGTTTCGTTATCAGGACTTCGACATCAGCGAACTGTCGTTCTCCAGCTACGCGGTGAAGACGGCGGACGGTTCGTGTCCTTACATCGCCGTACCGGTTTTTCTTTCGCGCGCCTTTCGCCATACCTCGATCTATGTGCGCACCGATCGCATCGAACGGCCGGAAGATTTGAGGGGCAAACGCATTGGCTTGCCGGAGTATCAGTTGACGGCGAACGTCTGGGCGCGCGCCGTGCTCGAAGACGACTTCGGCTTAAAGCCGAGCGATGTGAAATGGGTGCGCGGCGGCATCGACGAGCCCGGCAGGCCGGAGAAGATCAAGCTCGATCTGCCATCGGACATCCAGCTTGAAGCCGCGCCCGAAGGCGACACGATTTCCGCGATGCTCGATCGCGGCGACATCGACGGCTTCATGGCGCCGCGCCCGCCCGGCTGCGCCGCGACGAACCCGAACGTCGGCTGGCTGTTTCGCGATCCGACCGCGGCCGCGAAGGATTACTACCGCCGCACACGTGTGTTTCCGATCATGCATGTGGTGGGCATCCGCAAGACGCTCGTCGAGGCGCATCCGTGGTTGCCCGCTGCCGTACTCAAGGCCTTCACGGAAGCGAAGCGTGTGGCGCTCGCCAGGCTGTCGGACACGTCGGCGACTAAAGTGACGCTGCCGTTCGTCGAAGAGCAATTGAAAGCCGCGCGCGAACTGATGGGCGACGATCACTGGTCCTACGGCATCGATGCCAACCGCGATACACTCGAGACCTTTCTGCGACATCATCATTCGCAAGGGTTGTCGAAACGACGCTTGAGTATCGAGGATGTCTTTCACCCGGCGACGTTCGAAACCGCAAAGATATAG
- a CDS encoding zinc-dependent alcohol dehydrogenase family protein, with product MSTMQALVLDRHNGPLELVELARPEPGPGQVLVRIAASGLNPLDTKIRAGTAAHAKHPLPLVLGIDMAGVVETVGTGVDIFEAGDEVYGMTGGVGGIQGSLAQYAAVDAALLALKPASLSMRDAAALPLAFITSYAGIVDRARVHERQTVLVQGGAGGVGHMAVQLARALGAHVFATASAGNHEYIESLGATPIDYRAMSVEEYVAAHTNGSGFDVVVDTAGGASLDASFAAVKHFGHVVSALGWGTHALAPLSFREASYSGVFTLYPLLTGQHRAHHGEMLREAARLVDADKLAPRVDARRFDLHSAERAYEALLDGSARGKIVVNVDAQLAG from the coding sequence ATGTCCACCATGCAAGCACTCGTCCTCGACCGTCACAATGGCCCGCTCGAACTCGTCGAGCTTGCGCGTCCCGAGCCCGGTCCGGGGCAAGTGCTCGTGCGCATCGCCGCAAGCGGGCTCAATCCGCTCGATACGAAAATTCGTGCGGGCACGGCGGCGCATGCAAAGCATCCGCTGCCGCTCGTGCTCGGCATCGATATGGCGGGTGTCGTCGAAACGGTCGGCACCGGCGTCGATATCTTCGAAGCCGGCGATGAAGTCTATGGAATGACGGGCGGCGTGGGCGGAATTCAGGGCTCGCTTGCGCAATACGCCGCCGTCGATGCAGCGCTTCTCGCACTCAAACCGGCGTCTCTCTCCATGCGCGATGCGGCTGCTTTGCCGCTCGCATTCATCACGTCCTATGCGGGAATCGTCGATCGTGCGCGCGTGCATGAACGACAAACGGTGCTTGTGCAAGGGGGCGCGGGCGGCGTCGGTCATATGGCGGTGCAGCTTGCGCGCGCACTTGGTGCGCATGTCTTCGCAACGGCTAGCGCCGGCAATCACGAATACATCGAGAGTTTAGGCGCGACGCCAATAGACTATCGCGCGATGAGCGTCGAAGAATATGTCGCTGCGCATACGAATGGCAGCGGCTTCGATGTCGTGGTCGATACGGCGGGCGGCGCTTCGCTCGATGCATCGTTCGCAGCAGTGAAGCATTTCGGGCATGTCGTTAGCGCATTGGGATGGGGCACGCACGCGCTTGCACCGCTATCGTTTCGCGAGGCCAGTTATTCGGGCGTCTTCACACTCTACCCGCTGTTGACGGGACAGCATCGCGCGCATCATGGCGAGATGCTGCGCGAAGCTGCGCGACTCGTCGATGCAGACAAGCTCGCGCCGCGCGTCGATGCGCGCCGTTTCGATCTGCACAGTGCCGAGCGCGCTTATGAAGCGCTGCTTGACGGTTCGGCACGCGGCAAGATTGTCGTCAATGTCGATGCGCAACTTGCCGGATGA